One genomic segment of Belonocnema kinseyi isolate 2016_QV_RU_SX_M_011 chromosome 2, B_treatae_v1, whole genome shotgun sequence includes these proteins:
- the LOC117183137 gene encoding glutaredoxin-related protein 5, mitochondrial encodes MFLSRVSRFSIFMRSFATKPEEIENIVKRNKVVVFMKGVPDEPKCGFSNAVVQILRMHGVKYDAHDVLKDEELRQGIKDFSSWPTIPQVFICGEFVGGCDILLQMHQNGELVEQLKKAGILSELLNKEQSQDSKTKE; translated from the exons ATGTTCCTTTCTAGGGTATCTCGATTTTCGATCTTCATGCGTAGTTTCGCTACAAAACCAGAGGAAATAGAAAATATTGTCAAG AGAAACAAAGTAGTGGTATTCATGAAAGGAGTACCAGATGAGCCGAAATGTGGTTTTAGTAATGCTGTGGTACAAATTTTGCGCATGCATGGTGTCAAATACGATGCACATGATGTTCTTAAAGATGAAGAACTTAGACAAG GCATAAAGGACTTTTCTAGCTGGCCAACGATACCTCAAGTATTCATATGTGGCGAATTTGTCGGTGGATGCGATATTCTTTTACAAATGCATCAAAACGGCGAGTTGGTCGAGCAGTTAAAGAAAGCAGGAATTCTTAGTGAACTTTTAAATAAGGAGCAAAGTCAAGATAGCAAAACGAAGGAATAA